In Streptomyces roseifaciens, a single genomic region encodes these proteins:
- a CDS encoding TIGR03086 family metal-binding protein yields the protein MHDTDNTLLSYFDTASEGFGDRLRAVPDGRWEDATPCTEWNVRQLVNHMILGSRIYTSLLRGGSSAEFMAELHQDVLDGDPATTYRDAVAECRAAFRAAGAFDRIVDYPFGPVPGRQLLGLYVVDAITHTWDLARAIRLDERLDAPTVRWILDSFEWIYHGVSESPIADSDRYYGPPTQVPASDASEQDRLLHVMGRKP from the coding sequence ATGCATGACACAGACAACACGTTGCTCAGCTACTTCGACACTGCATCCGAAGGTTTCGGTGACCGGCTGCGGGCGGTACCGGACGGCCGCTGGGAGGACGCCACGCCGTGCACTGAATGGAACGTGCGTCAGCTGGTCAACCACATGATCCTGGGGAGCCGCATCTACACCTCGCTGCTACGTGGCGGCAGCAGCGCGGAGTTCATGGCGGAGCTGCACCAGGACGTGCTCGACGGGGACCCGGCGACCACCTACCGGGATGCGGTGGCCGAGTGCCGGGCGGCGTTCCGCGCCGCCGGTGCGTTCGACCGGATCGTCGACTACCCCTTCGGCCCCGTCCCCGGCCGGCAGTTGCTCGGCCTGTACGTGGTGGACGCGATCACCCACACATGGGATCTCGCCCGCGCGATACGACTCGACGAGCGGCTCGATGCGCCCACGGTGCGCTGGATCCTCGACAGCTTCGAGTGGATCTATCACGGCGTCAGCGAGAGCCCCATTGCGGACAGCGACCGCTATTACGGGCCGCCGACGCAGGTGCCTGCATCGGATGCGTCCGAGCAGGACCGTCTCCTCCACGTGATGGGGCGCAAGCCGTAA
- a CDS encoding TetR family transcriptional regulator, which yields MAWDTARTRQALLDAAVDEFAEHGFDGARIERIGTRAGVNKERIYQYFGNKQRLFGQVLETELERIATTIPLTAEQAEDLGHYAGLLYDYHRARPQFIRLLHWEGLQDRGGPALKEPERTATYGSRVAALARTQRAGALDTGLHPEELFYAVLALAAWWFTVPQAVRMIFGGPSDPEAERASLIRLVRRLAQQGGSV from the coding sequence ATGGCCTGGGACACCGCACGCACCCGACAAGCCCTCCTGGACGCGGCCGTCGACGAATTCGCCGAGCACGGCTTCGACGGCGCCCGCATCGAACGCATCGGCACCCGCGCCGGCGTGAACAAGGAGCGGATCTACCAGTACTTCGGCAACAAGCAACGGCTCTTCGGGCAGGTGCTGGAGACGGAGCTCGAGCGCATCGCGACGACCATCCCTCTCACCGCCGAGCAGGCCGAGGATCTCGGCCACTACGCCGGTCTGCTCTACGACTACCACCGGGCCCGACCGCAGTTCATCCGCCTGCTGCACTGGGAAGGCCTCCAGGACCGGGGCGGCCCCGCGCTCAAGGAACCGGAGCGGACCGCCACCTACGGCTCGCGCGTCGCAGCGCTCGCCCGGACCCAACGCGCCGGAGCGCTGGACACCGGCCTGCATCCGGAGGAACTCTTCTACGCCGTCCTGGCCCTGGCCGCCTGGTGGTTCACCGTCCCCCAGGCCGTCCGCATGATCTTCGGCGGTCCCTCAGACCCGGAGGCCGAGCGCGCCTCCCTGATCCGGCTGGTCCGCAGGCTGGCACAACAGGGCGGGTCGGTATAG
- a CDS encoding CAP domain-containing protein, whose protein sequence is MNRELETPMSDPASDGTPGPRRRRAARGKRPRRALVIGGTVGLIAVVGGGYGVAQSLSGGGETRTDAAAPSASATDRPTEALKEHPSVAAAASSAPSASSASPSASASASAAAGKDREQEKKDRAGVKTEAGTEAGDKPGGRSPAQAKEAPSTGHGSGNGSGSARKPPAGGGGGGAQAGGANGKHVQQVVDMVNAERAKAGCSPLTINTKLQAAAQGHSDDMAARDYYAHTSPEGKSPGDRMTAAGYRWSTYGENIFKSPKDARTAMDGWMKSPGHRANILNCSFKEIGVGINFKSNGPWWTQNFGASS, encoded by the coding sequence ATGAATCGTGAACTCGAGACCCCGATGTCCGACCCGGCGTCCGACGGCACCCCGGGCCCGCGCCGGCGCCGGGCCGCCCGTGGCAAGCGCCCCCGACGGGCGCTGGTCATAGGCGGGACGGTGGGTCTGATAGCCGTCGTGGGCGGCGGGTACGGCGTGGCCCAGTCGCTGTCGGGCGGCGGGGAGACCCGTACGGACGCGGCTGCGCCGTCCGCGTCGGCCACGGACCGGCCCACCGAGGCGTTGAAGGAACATCCCTCCGTGGCGGCGGCCGCTTCGTCGGCTCCCAGCGCGAGCAGCGCGTCCCCGAGCGCGAGCGCAAGCGCTTCGGCGGCCGCGGGCAAGGACCGGGAGCAGGAGAAGAAGGACCGGGCCGGGGTCAAGACCGAAGCAGGGACGGAGGCCGGGGACAAGCCGGGCGGCCGGTCCCCGGCCCAGGCCAAGGAGGCCCCTTCGACGGGCCATGGGAGCGGCAACGGCTCCGGCAGCGCCCGCAAGCCCCCGGCCGGCGGTGGCGGTGGGGGCGCCCAGGCAGGCGGCGCGAACGGCAAGCACGTGCAGCAGGTCGTCGACATGGTCAACGCGGAGCGCGCGAAGGCAGGCTGCTCCCCGCTCACCATCAACACGAAGCTGCAGGCGGCTGCCCAGGGCCACTCCGACGACATGGCCGCCCGCGACTACTACGCCCACACCAGCCCGGAGGGCAAGAGCCCCGGCGACCGCATGACCGCCGCCGGGTACCGCTGGAGCACGTACGGCGAGAACATCTTCAAGAGCCCCAAGGACGCCCGTACGGCGATGGACGGCTGGATGAAGAGCCCCGGCCACCGCGCCAACATCCTGAACTGCTCCTTCAAGGAGATCGGCGTGGGCATCAACTTCAAGTCGAACGGCCCGTGGTGGACGCAGAACTTCGGCGCGTCCTCCTGA
- a CDS encoding maleylpyruvate isomerase N-terminal domain-containing protein: MDLFSRSWTALRTAVAELPDEDFARPSGCTGWLVRDLVCHLIIDAQDVLITLVTPAETEPTRDAVTYWNVEDRPPTGEDPLDALTVRLAAAYEEPRLLKFHLDDLGSAAGRAAVLADPALRVGTRDEVLTVADYLSVYVLEWTLHHLDLIAHLPDAADPPAEGLAGARELLERIAGAAFPPSLSDKDALLMGTGRRAPTEEEKAELEKADLGELAAKLPLVLG, from the coding sequence GTGGATCTCTTCTCACGTTCTTGGACAGCACTGCGTACAGCGGTCGCCGAACTCCCGGACGAGGACTTCGCGCGGCCGTCCGGCTGCACCGGCTGGCTGGTGCGGGACCTGGTGTGCCACCTGATCATCGACGCCCAGGACGTCCTGATCACCCTCGTGACCCCCGCGGAAACGGAACCGACCCGGGACGCGGTGACCTACTGGAACGTCGAGGACCGACCGCCGACCGGCGAGGACCCGCTCGACGCGCTGACGGTCCGTCTGGCCGCCGCCTACGAAGAGCCTCGGCTGCTGAAGTTCCACCTCGACGACCTCGGGTCCGCCGCCGGTCGCGCCGCCGTACTCGCGGATCCCGCCCTCCGGGTCGGCACCCGCGACGAGGTCCTCACCGTGGCCGACTATCTTTCCGTATACGTCCTGGAATGGACGCTGCACCACCTCGACCTGATCGCACACCTTCCGGACGCGGCGGACCCGCCCGCCGAGGGGCTCGCGGGAGCACGCGAGCTGCTGGAGAGGATCGCCGGTGCGGCGTTTCCCCCGTCGCTCTCCGACAAGGACGCACTGCTGATGGGCACCGGCCGGCGCGCCCCGACCGAAGAGGAGAAGGCCGAACTGGAGAAGGCCGACCTGGGGGAGCTCGCCGCGAAGCTCCCGCTTGTCCTCGGCTGA
- a CDS encoding VOC family protein, which yields MKIHLSSVFVDDQGKALRFYTDVLGFVKKHDVPLGEDRWLTVVSPEDPDGTELLLEPSGHPAVQPYKTALVRDGIPATSFAVDDVQAEFERLRELGVRFTQEPLEMGTVTTAVLDDTCGNLIQIVHSK from the coding sequence ATGAAGATCCACCTCTCCAGCGTCTTCGTCGATGACCAGGGCAAGGCCCTGCGCTTCTACACCGACGTGCTGGGCTTCGTGAAGAAGCACGACGTCCCGCTGGGCGAGGACCGGTGGCTGACCGTGGTCTCGCCGGAAGATCCCGACGGGACCGAACTGCTGCTTGAGCCTTCCGGCCATCCCGCGGTGCAGCCGTACAAGACGGCGCTGGTCCGGGACGGCATCCCGGCCACCTCTTTCGCCGTGGACGACGTACAAGCGGAGTTCGAGCGGCTGCGCGAACTCGGGGTGCGCTTCACCCAGGAGCCGCTGGAGATGGGCACGGTCACCACTGCGGTTTTGGACGACACCTGCGGCAACCTGATCCAGATCGTGCACAGCAAGTAG